In Paenibacillus hexagrammi, the following are encoded in one genomic region:
- a CDS encoding LysR substrate-binding domain-containing protein has product MFLAVPDTHPLASQKSVHLSQFAEDGFITLKQGSSLRETTDALCALAGFKPRIIFESDDPATVRGLIRAGQGVAFVPAITWKGTTDSSVVLLHVKHPECTRRIELHWMKDRYLSMAAQAFRQFTIDYFSRLPLSAYPVRSND; this is encoded by the coding sequence ATTTTTCTCGCGGTACCTGATACACATCCGCTTGCTTCCCAAAAAAGTGTGCATCTCTCCCAGTTTGCAGAGGATGGATTTATCACTTTAAAACAAGGAAGCAGTTTGCGTGAGACAACAGATGCCTTGTGTGCGCTTGCCGGATTCAAGCCTCGTATTATTTTTGAAAGTGACGATCCTGCTACCGTGCGCGGATTGATTCGGGCAGGTCAAGGTGTCGCGTTCGTACCTGCAATCACCTGGAAAGGCACCACAGACTCTTCTGTTGTTTTGCTTCATGTGAAACATCCTGAATGCACACGTAGGATCGAGCTGCACTGGATGAAGGATCGTTATCTCTCTATGGCAGCGCAAGCATTTCGTCAGTTCACAATAGACTACTTCTCGAGGCTGCCTCTTTCAGCATATCCAGTACGATCGAATGATTAA
- a CDS encoding LysR family transcriptional regulator: MELSQLKYFRHTARTENITKSAAELHISQPALSKMIVTLEKDLGVKLFDREGKHIKLNNHGAVFLKYVDIALGALEDGRKELEDISGQTSGTLHVSFDVASQLMPDLLKEFRDRHPEVTFHLLQHDRNPTQAKFDFCITSSLVGPSGTEKKSC; encoded by the coding sequence ATGGAATTATCTCAGCTCAAATACTTTAGACACACAGCCCGGACAGAGAATATAACGAAATCTGCGGCCGAACTGCATATCTCACAACCGGCTCTAAGTAAAATGATCGTTACCTTGGAGAAAGACCTTGGCGTAAAGCTTTTTGATCGGGAAGGGAAGCACATCAAGCTGAATAACCATGGAGCAGTTTTTTTGAAATACGTAGACATTGCTCTGGGCGCATTGGAAGATGGACGGAAGGAACTGGAAGATATTAGCGGACAAACGTCTGGGACGCTCCACGTAAGTTTTGACGTAGCCTCTCAATTGATGCCTGATTTGTTAAAAGAGTTCCGTGACCGTCATCCAGAGGTGACCTTCCATCTCTTGCAGCATGATAGAAATCCAACTCAAGCGAAATTCGACTTTTGTATCACTTCATCTCTAGTAGGGCCAAGCGGAACTGAAAAAAAGAGCTGCTGA